GCGTCGGCGGCGCTGCCGCCGTTGCCGAAGAACAGGATTTTTCCGCCGGCGCGGAGCGAGGCGACGGACGCGCCGACCAGGCGGCGGAACGGCGCGGCGAGGCTCTGCGCGGTCGCGCGCTGAACGTCGGCGTGTTCGGCCATCTCGGCGGCGAAGAAGCGCTCGAGATCGGTCATAGGACCACCCGCTGGCCGGTGCGTAAAGACTCCATCGCCGCCAGGATCGCGCCCGAGGTCTCGATCAGTTCCGCCTCGTCGACCGGCGCGGTCCCGCCCGCTCTGACCGCCGCGACGAAGGCGGCGAGTTCCTCAGGCAGACCCTTGCCGGCGGCGCCGGTCCGGGTTTCGGTTCGTCCGCCTTCCGATACCGTCAGCGCGCGGAAGTCGTCGAGCACGAAGGCGGCGCCGCCCGCGAACGCCTCGATCCGTTCCTTGCCCGCCGCCGCGTCGCCGACGGCGGCGTAGACGATGGCGGCGAGGCTTCCGTCGGCGAAGCGGAGATGAATGGTCGCGTTCTCGCTCAAGGCCTCCGGCCGCCGCGGCGGCGCGGCTTCCGCGAACACGGCGCGGATCGGCTCGCCCGCGAGAAAGCGCGCGAGATCGACGAAGTGGCACGCCTCGCCGACGATGCGCCCGCCGCCCTCGTCGGCGCTGGCGGCCCACGAGTTCGGATCGAGGGCGCCGGCGTTGACGCGGAGCGTCAGCACCTTGGGCCCGGCGCGCTTGGCCAATTCCGCGCGCAAGGCACGCGCCAGCGGCGCGAAGCGCCGGTTGAAGCCGACCTGGAAAAAGGCGC
This genomic stretch from Rhodospirillales bacterium harbors:
- a CDS encoding Gfo/Idh/MocA family oxidoreductase, producing LAPEARAQTAHLDVGPLITHRVPFAEATRAYDLIAGAEPSLGVVLAYPQTPERPRAAFAPPKAAPAPGVCVVGLIGAGSFARSAVLPELARIPGVVLETVVARRGMSAERGRETHGFRNAAADEQAVLANPAVNAVLVATRHDSHARFAAEALKAGKAVLVEKPLALDFAQLNEVIAARADAKPGAFFQVGFNRRFAPLARALRAELAKRAGPKVLTLRVNAGALDPNSWAASADEGGGRIVGEACHFVDLARFLAGEPIRAVFAEAAPPRRPEALSENATIHLRFADGSLAAIVYAAVGDAAAGKERIEAFAGGAAFVLDDFRALTVSEGGRTETRTGAAGKGLPEELAAFVAAVRAGGTAPVDEAELIETSGAILAAMESLRTGQRVVL